The Pseudomonas sp. HOU2 DNA window CCTTGAAGCGCTATCTGAAGGCGCAGCAAAGCGACGTCGCAAAGAACACATAAATTGGCGCCGATTGGCTCTTAGCAATTGCGCTTTTTGCCGTTACACTGCGCGACCTTTTCAAGCTGCACCGAATGGTTTGACGTGGGCCTGAACGATTAAGGGCCTGTAGGAGCTGCCGAAGGCTGCGATCTTTTGATCTTTGAAGACCAGGATCAAAAGATCGCAGCCTCGTTTCACTCGACAGCTCCTACAGGTCGAAGTCGAGCGGTTCAACGATTTCGGTGCAGTAGCGCTGCCCCTGCCTGAGTGGGGCTTCGCGGTCGATGACCTTGCCCAAGGTCGCGATCAGTCTTTGTCCTCCCAAGAGGATTGCCGGTGGCCAAAAAAGCCGCATCCTTCGCCGCCCTTGGTGGCCTGGTATTTTCCACCGACGCAGGTCGTCATTGCCCGGAATGCAGCAAGCCGGTGGACGCCTGTATCTGCAAACAAACCGTGATCCCGGCCGGGGACGGCATTGCCCGCGTGCGTCGCGAGAGCAAGGGCCGTGGCGGCAAGACGGTGACCACCATCACCGGCGTGCCACTGGCCGAAGACGCCCTCAAGGAACTGGCGACAACGTTGAAGAAACGTTGCGGCACCGGTGGGGCGTTGAAGGACGGGATCATCGAAATCCAGGGCGATCATGTCGAGCTACTCTTGGCAGAGCTGATCAAACACGGTTTCAAAGCGAAGAAGTCCGGCGGCTAGCAGCCTCTGTGAAATCCATCTGCGGCTTGATCCGGCACTGAAGCAGTTCAGATCCGGCGTCGTCTCCATGGTTTTCACAGAGCCTGTTCATGACCGGTTTCTAAACTCCACGCGGTCAGCGCGGTCTACCGCCGCGCTGACGAACCGTCATTTTCATTCTTTAGACTGCGCCGGCCTGATATCAGGCGACGCACTATGACTTCTTTATAGGGGACTTCGATGTCCGTACGACGCACACGTAAAGACGATGGCAGCCAATGGACAGTTGCGGACAGCCGCAGTGTTTACGGGATTCGCCATTGGGGGGCCGGGTATTTCGCGATCAATGACGCCGGTCGCGTCGAAGTTCGTCCGAACGGCCCGAGCAGCTCGCCCATCGACCTGTTCGAACAAGTCGACCAACTGCGCAAGAGCGGCTTGTCCTTGCCGTTGCTGGTGCGTTTCCCCGACATCCTGCAAGACCGTGTCCGTCAGCTGACCGGTGCTTTCGACTCGAACATCGAGCGCCTGGAATACCAGAGCAAGTACACCGCGCTGTACCCGATCAAGGTCAACCAGCAGGAAGCGGTGATCGAGAACATCATCGCCACCCAGAACGTTTCCATCGGTCTGGAAGCCGGCTCCAAGCCTGAGCTGCTGGCGGTGCTGGCGCTGGCGCCGAAGGGCGGCACCATCGTCTGCAACGGTTACAAGGACCGCGAGTTCATTCGTCTGGCGCTGATGGGCCAGAAGCTCGGCCACAACGTGTTCATCGTCATCGAAAAAGAATCCGAAGTCGGTCTGGTGATCGAAGAAGCCGCCTCGCTCAAGGTCAAACCGCAGGTTGGTTTGCGCGTGCGCCTGTCGTCGCTGGCCTCCTCGAAGTGGGCGGACACCGGTGGCGAGAAATCCAAATTCGGTCTGTCGGCGGCGCAACTGCTGTCGGTGGTCGAGCGCTTCCGCGCCGCCGGCCTCGATCAGGGCATTCGTCTGCTGCACTTCCATATGGGTTCGCAGATCGCCAACCTGGCTGACTATCAGCACGGTTTCAAGGAAGCCATCCGTTACTACGGCGAGTTGCGCAACCTGGGCCTGCCGGTCGATCACATCGACGTCGGCGGCGGTCTGGGTGTCGACTACGACGGTACCCACTCGCGCAATGCCAGTTCGATCAACTACGACATGGACGACTACGCCGGTGTCGTGGTCGGTATGCTCAAGGAGTTCTGCGACGCGCAGAGCCTGCCGCATCCGCACATCTTCTCCGAAAGCGGCCGCTCGCTGACCGCGCACCACGCGATGCTGGTGGTGCAGGTGACCGACGTCGAGAAACACAACGACGACGTACCGCAGATCGAAAACAAGGAAGCGCTGCCGGAAACCGTGCAGTGGCTGGTGGATCTGCTCGGCCCGACCGACATCGAAATGGTCACCGAAACCTACTGGCGTGCCACGCACTACATGAGCGACGTGGCTTCGCAGTACGCCGACGGCAAGCTGACCCTGGCGGAAAAAGCCCTGGCCGAGCAATGCTACTTCGCTGTGTGCCGCCGCCTGCACAACTCGTTGAAGGCGCGGCAGCGTTCGCACCGTCAGGTGCTCGACGAACTCAACGACAAGCTGGCCGACAAGTACATCTGCAACTTCTCGGTGTTCCAGAGCCTGCCGGACACCTGGGCGATCGATCAGGTACTGCCGATCATCCCGCTGCATCGTCTGGACGAAGAGCCGCTGCGCCGCGCCGTGCTGCAAGATCTGACCTGCGACTCCGACGGCAAGATCAACCAGTACGTCGACGAGCAGAGCATCGAGACCAGCCTGCCGGTACACGGTCTGAATGAAGGTGAAGACTATCTGCTGGGCGTGTTCCTGGTCGGCGCCTATCAGGAAATTCTCGGCGACATGCACAACCTGTTCGGTGACACCGACTCGGTGAACATCTACCAGAACGCCGATGGCAGCGTGTACCACGCCGGTATCGAAACCCACGACACCATTGAAGACATGCTGCGTTACGTGCACTTGTCGCCGGAAGAACTGATGACCCACTACCGCGACAAGTGCGCCAGTGCCCGCATCAGTGCCAGCGAACGCACGCAGTTCCTCGATGCCTTGCGTCTGGGTCTGACCCGCTCCTCCTACCTGTCTTCCTGAGTCAGGTCTGTTGCACCGGGTTGTCTGAAATTTTCCCTCAGGCTGTGGAAAATTCGGATGACCCGGTGGGACATCTCCCAAATTTCCCGAGAAATGACTGCCTGGCACAGTCCGTAGAGTCATACGGTCTGCTTTTCGCGTAGGTCATTTCCTAAGTTGTACTTCAGCTCTCTACTCGGCCCTGGCTCTCGGCGAGAATCCCCGGCCGCCCCTCCTGTAGAGATCCGCCCATGTTCGAATCAGTCAACGAGCCGTCGTTTCGTCTCGATGTAGCGGGGCTGCCCGACCCCTTCGAGGTGCTGGCCTTTACCGGAAGTGAGGGCATCAGCGAACCCTTTGTCTTTACCATCGATCTGTTGATCGATGATCCGCAATTGAATCTGGCCGGTCTGCTGTATCGCTCGGCGTTCCTGCAGTTCGGCCCCTTGCAAAATGGCTTGAGCGGACAGTTGCAGAGTGTGGTCCAGCATGAGCACGGTGAGGGTTGCCGATTGTGTCGGGTGACCCTGGAGCCGAAGCTGAGTTGTCTGGCACTGCGTTTCAGTCAGCGGATTTTCAGCAGTCAGTGTGTGCCGCAGATCCTCGCGCAGGTGCTCAAGGAGCATGGAATCACTGGCACGCAATGCCGCTTTGATTTGCACGGCGACTACCCGGTGCGGACCTTTTGCACGCAATACCGTGAATCGGACCTGCAATTTGTACAGCGGCTGTGCGCGCAGGCACGGATTCATTACTACTTCGAACATCGTCCCAACGGACACTGTCTGGTCTTCGCCGATGATCCGGTACGGTTGCCGGTTTCTGGTGTGGCCTCTGTGGACGCCGGCGCGAGCGCGCCTTCGGTAAGACGCTGGCAGATAGAGGTGCAGGCCGCGGATGCGCACGTGCAGACCGTCGGCACCCGCAAAGCTTATGGCCACAGCGATCTGCCGAGCTTGCGCAGCGCACAGTGGCTGACGCTGACCGCGCATCCCCTGGCCGAGTGCAACCGCCGCTGGTTGCTGAGCCGGATCGAACATCGTGCCGACGCCGGCAGCGAGCCGTCTTACAGCAACCGCATCGTTGCCAGCGCCCAGGCGCCTCTGCCCATGCCGGCCAGCACTTGTGCCAGACCGCGCATGCACAGCCTGCAACGTGCCTGGGTGGTGACGGTCGACGAACCGCAGCCCGACGATCAGCGGCCGGTGGCCGTGCAATTCGACTGGGTCTATCAGGGCGAAGGCGCTGCCGCCAGCCACTGTTGGCTACCGCTCGCGGCGGCGTTGAGCGACGCGTCGCTGGCATCCTTGCGTGAAGGTGTCGAGGTGGTGGTGAGTTTTCATGAGGGCGACCCGGATCAGCCAGTGATCAGTGGCGTGCTGCAGGAACCGGTGCTGATCGAGGACTGCGCAGAGGCATTGGCACTGCCGGACGTGCTGCCGAGCGCAGGTCTGGCGCAATGGCTCAAGTCCGCCGAACCGCTGTTGCTGTTGTGCCTGATGCCCGGCGGTGGCAGTTACAACCACTGCACGGCGTCGATCTGCAGTTGTCGGCTGGTCGCCTCGCTGGATCAGGGCGCCGCCACTTGAGCGGCGTCGGGTTTGCCCAGCAGGCACAGTGGCTGTTGCTCGATGGCGCCGATACACAGCAGGCGCTGGCGACACTGCGTCAGGGCTTCGCCGGTGTACATTGCACGCGGCTGTTCGAGGGCACCGAGTTTCAGGCGGTGAGCGATCAAGGGCCGCTGTTGGTCGAATTGCACGAGAGCCCGGCACTGGCTGCACTGTGTTATCGCGATCCGCAGACCTGGCGTGGTCTGCTGCTTGCCAGCGATGCCTCGCCACCGATACTGCTGCGTCACCTGCGGCGGATGCTGACGGTTTCGTTCGGGCTCAATCACCGCGCCTTGCTCGGTTACTACAACCAGCAGACAGCGAGTTATTTCTTCGATGCCTGCGATGCCGCCGACTTGAGTCGCTGGCTCGGGCCGATCCGCCTGCTGCGCTGGTTCGGCGGCACCTGGGCCGACCTCGCCATCGGCAGTCAGGGCTGGCAGCAACTGCGCAATCCGCAGTGGGCGGTCGAGCCGCTGGGGATCGACGAAAGCCTTACCCATCGTCAGCGCGAACGTTTGCAAAGTTGCCTGCTGGAACAACACATCTGGCGCTGGTGCCAATCAATGGGAACCGACTACGCGCGCATGGCCTCCCATGTGCAGGAGGGGCTGAGCCTGGGGTTCAGCGACCGCACGGTGCTGGATGGCTGGCTGTGGCTACGCTTGCAGCATCCGCGGGCGCAACTGCCCGGCGTGCCGGACGGCCTGAGCCAGCAGGAACGCCTCGATCATGTGCGACAACACTGGCAGACAGATCAACCCTGAGGTGCGGCATCCATGGCAAACCCTCTGTGGCAACGGTTCGGCGCGATGCTTGGCGGGTTCCTGATGCTGGTGCTGACCGGGTGCTCCCCGGTCAAGGTGCTCAATGCACTGACCCCCGCCGACACGTTCCACAGAACCGTCGGAATAACCTATGGCGATGATCCGCGACAGAAGCTCGACGTCTACGTGCCACGCCATTCGCTGGAGGGCGCGCCGGTGGTGGTGTTCTTCTACGGCGGCAGCTGGAACAGCGGTGATCGCGGCGATTACGCGTTTGTCGGCGAGGCGCTGGCGTCGCGGGGGATTATCGCGGTGCTGGCGGATTATCGGCTGTACCCGCAAGTGCGCTATCCGTTGTTTCTTGAAGACTCGGCGCGGGCGGTGGCCTGGACCCGGGCGCATATCCGCGAATACTCCGGCAACCCGCAACGGTTGTACCTGATGGGCCACAGTTCCGGCGCTTACAACGCGGCGATGCTGGCGCTGGATCCTGGCCTGCTGGGTGCGGTGGGCATGTCGCCAAAAGACCTCAGCGGCTGGATCGGCCTGGCCGGGCCGTATGATTTTCTGCCGATCGAGAATCCGCAGGTGCGTCCGGTGTTCTTCTGGCCCGACTCACCACCGCAATCGCAGCCGATCAACCATGTCAGGCAAGGCGAGCCTCCGGCGCTGCTGATCGCCGCGACCAGGGACAATCTGGTCAACCCGACGCGCAACACCGCAGGCCTGGCGCGCAAACTGCGCGAGGCCGGTGTGCCGGTGCAGGATCTGTACTACTCGCGCCCCAATCATGTGACGCTGGTGGCGAGTCTGTCGCGGCCACTTCGACGGCTGGCGCCGGTGCTCGATCAGGTCGTCGGGTTCGTCAAACACACACCGGCTCAGTGAGCGGCACCGCTGAACCAGCCGTCGTCGCGCCGCAGCCACAGGGCCAGTGCGCCGAGGGTCAGGCTGCGCAAGATCATGAACAGCAGGAACGTTATCCACAGCCCATGATTGCCCAGCCCTTGCAATGCCCAGGCGAACGGCAGCAGCAGGGCGACGGTCAGCAGCATGCCGTTGCGCATCTCCCGGGCGCGGGTGGCGCCGATGAACAGGCCATCGAGCAAGTAGCTCCACACCGCAATCAGCGGCAGTACCGCCAGATACGGCAGATAGATGAACGCGGTGTCGCGCACGCTCTGGATGTCGGTCTGCATCTCAATAAACAAATGCCCGCCTAACAGAAACAGCGCGGCAAAACCGAGGCTGGCCAGCAACGACCAGCCGCCGGCCACCACCAGCGAACGGCGCAGCGCGAGCCGGTCGCGGGCGCCGATGGCGTGTCCGCACAACGCTTCAACCGCATGTGCCAGACCGTCCAGTGCATGCGCGGTCAACAGCAAGCCGTTGAGCAGCAGGGCGTTGGCTGCCACCGTGGCATCGCCCAATCGCGCACCTTGCACGGTGATCAGGAAAAACACCGATTGCAGCGCCAGGCTGCGGATGAAAATATCGCGGTTGACCGCCAGCAACGGGCGCCAGCTCCGCCACAGCTTCAACGCTCCCCAGACGATGTGCCCGGGATAGGCGCGCAACGCGCCACGGGTCAGCCACAGGCCGAGCAGGGCGCCGCTCCACTCGGCGATCACCGAGGCCCGGGCCGAGCCGACCACGCCCCATTCCAGGCCAATCACGAACCACAGGTTCAGAGCGATGTTGATCAGGTTGGTGCTCAGCAGAATCGCCAGCGGCGCCCGGGCGTTCTGGGTGCCGAGAAACCAGCCGACCAGGGCGTAACTGGCCAACGCTGCCGGCAGCCCGAATAACCGGGTGTGGAAGAATTCGCGGGTCAGTTGATCGAGCTCGGCTGAGGGCTGCATGAAGTGCAGGGCCACGCCGCTCAACGGCACGCCGAGGGTGCCGAGCACGATCGCCAGTCCCAGCGCCAGCAGCAAACCCTGCAACAGAATCTGCCGCAACGCCGCGCCATCGCTGCGCCCGGCGGCCTGCGCGGCAAACCCGGTGGTGCCCATGCGCAGAAAGCCCATGGCCCAGGCGAGAAAGGTATAGAGGCTGGCGCCGACCGCCACCGCGCCCAATTGATGGGCGTGGGGCAGGTGACCGATGACGGTGCTGTCGACCAGCGCCACCAGCGGCACGGAAATATTCGAAAGAATCATCGGCGCGGCGAGCGCCCAGACCTTGCGGTGAGTCGGACGGTCGCGCCAGTCGGCAATCAGGTTGGACATGCGGGCTCCTTTGGGGAGCGGGGATTGTAGCGATTCATGCGGCCTGCGATGCAACCGATGTGGGAGCGAGCCTGCTCGCGACAGCGGTGTGACATTCAGAACAGTTTTGACTGGTCTGACGCCTTCGCGAGCAGGCTCGCCCCCACAAGGGGGGGCTAATGGATGATCCAGCTCAACAACCACAACCCCAACAGCAGCCAGATGATCCCGGCAATGATCGACGCATTCATGAACGCGCGAATCGCCGACCACAACAGCATCAAACCGACGATCAGCGCGAGGATGCTGATGATCGAGGTGTCCATGCCCAGCGTCTTCGCCAGGCCATCGACAAAGTTGCCACCAGCGTTGCTGAGAATGTTGAACAGGCCGCTGAGCCCATCGACGATGAAACGGATGATCGAACCGAGTGCCTGGCCGAGCCATTCGAAAAAGCTTTCTACCTGCATGTGTTCATCCTGATGAAAGAGCTGAGCCTTGGGCCACAACGCAGGTGGCCGAGTTCCCTGTCAGGAGTATGGCCCAATGCTGCGCCGAACGGAAAATCTGTAGGAGCTGCCGCAGGCTGCGATCTTTTGCTGTTGATTTTCAAGGGCAAGATCAAAAGATCGCAGCCTGCGGCAGCTCCAACATGGGCCTTGCCTTCAACGCGCAACCCCCCGAAGCTATACGCCTTCAGGAGAACCCGATGAACCTTGTTGAACTGACCGAACGCCTGCACGCCATTCGCGACCGCAATGACTGGCGGCAATTTCACAGCCCGAAAAACCTCGCCATGGCCGCCAGCGTGGAAATGTCCGAGCTGGTGGAGATCTTCCAATGGCTGACTGAAGACCAGTCGCGCCAGTTGCCGGCGGACAAACTGGCGCATGCCGGGCAGGAAGTCGGCGACATCGTCCTGTACCTGTTGCTGCTGTGCAGCGAGTTGGGGCTGGACATGAATGAAGTGGTGCGCAGCAAGCTCGCCGACAGCGAACGGCGGTTCAGCTGATGAGCGACCGGCATTTCGATCAGTTGGCGACCCGGTTCGCCGAAAAAATCTACGGCGGCGCCAAAGGTGCGATTCGCCTTGCGGTGCTGCAGGCCGACCTAGCCGAAGCGCTGCCGGATCGGCCATTGCGCGTTCTGGACATTGGCGGTGGTCTGGGCCACATGTCGCTGTGGCTGGCCGAACGCGGCCATGAAGTGACCTTCACCGAACCGGCCGAACCGATGCTCGAAGGTGCCCGCCAGCGCTTCGCCGAAGCCGGGCAGAGCGCGACGTTCATTCAGGCGCCGTGGCAGGAGCTGCTCGGTCAGCTCACTGAACCGTACGATCTGGTGATCTGCCACGCCGTGCTCGAGTGGCTGGCCGAACCCCATGCGATCCTGCCGGTGTTGCATCAGTTGACCAAACCCGGTGGCTGGCTGTCGCTGGCGTTCTACAACCGTGATGCACTGATCTATCGCAACCTGCTCAAAGGCCATTTCAAGAAAATGCGCAAGAACAGCATGGCCGGTGAAAAGCAGAGCCTGACCCCGCAGCAACCGCTCGATCCGCGGGAATTGGCAACGCAACTCGCAGGCTTGTGGCAGGTCGAAACCCAGAGCGGGATCCGGGTTTTCCACGACTACATGCCGGTGGAATTTCAGGCCCGCGCCGAACTGGCGGATTTGCTGGAGATGGAGCTCGCTCACCGTCGCCACCCAAGCTTCGCCGGGCTTGGGCGTTACTTGCACTGGATCTGCCGGCCGATCTGATCGGAGCACCCCATGAAAGCTCAATCCGGTTTATTGCTGATCTGCCTGGGACTGGCCGCCTGCCAGGGCAGCAACCCCTACGTCGCGCAGTCGCGGCCGTTGCCGCCGGCGCCGCCGCAAGCGGCCAATACGTTTGATCGCAGCGCCTACCCGGCGCCGCCACGCGATTACGGGCGCTATCGCAGCTGGGCCTGGTTCAACGGCCAATTGCCGCCGGGCACGGCCTGGGCCGATTCGGCGCAAGTGGCCGAAGCGGTGAGCAATGCGCTGGATCAGCGTGGGCTGCGCCCGTTGCACGACAATCGTCCGGCCGATTTGCTGGTCAGCGCCAATCTGCGTCTGGAGACCCGTTTGCGTCAGGTGCAGGACGACTACGGCTACTACGGCGGATACGGTGGCTATGATCGTTATGGTCGCGGTTACGGCATGTACAACACCGTGCCGATTGTTCGTACCTATCAGGAGCAGGTCGTGGTGGTGCAGGTCAATCTGTTCGACGCCGGCACCGGGCAACCGGTGTGGAGCGCCAGTGCCGAAACCGCCAATCAGGGTAGCCAACTGGTGCGCACCGACGCCATTCGCGAGGCTCTGGAAAAAGCCCTATCGGCCTATCCGCCGAGCTAGACTTCATGTGAGAACGCTTCGCAGGTTCAGGCCTTCAACCGGAGAACAACCATGTTCCGTCGTCTTGCTTTACTGGCCATGGCCGCGCTGCTCAGTGCCTGCGCTGCCAACCAGGTCAACCATGATTTCGACGCCAGCCGCGACTTCGCCGCCTATCGCAGCTGGAGCTGGAAAGAACCCGCGCTGCAATACCGCCCGGATGATCCACGGATCAAGAGCGACCTGACCGAGCAACGCATCCGCCAGGCCGTCAGCGATCAACTTGACCAGCGTGGTTTGCGTCCCGCCGCCGCCGGGGCCAAGGGCGACCTTAGCGTGCAGACCTATCTGATCGTCGAGGATCGCCAGCAGCAAGTGACCACCAACTACGGCGGCGGCTGGGGTGGCCCGTGGAACGGTTACTGGGGCGCGCCGATGTACAACGAAACCCGCAACATCACCTACAAGGTGGCAACGATCCAGATCGACCTGCTTGATGGCAAGGACGGCAAACTGGTGTGGCGCGGCAGCGATGAGCAGATGCTCAGCAGCACGCCCAATCCCGAAGATCGCAGCAATGCGGTGCGCGAAACCGTCAGCCGGATATTGGCCAACTATCCACCACGCTAGTCCGCTGTAAAAAAAGGGAGCCCAAGAGGCTCCCATTTTTTGCCCACCACAAATCCCCCTGTGGGAGCGAGCTTGCTCGCGAAGACGGCGTGCCAGCCACATCCATGTTAAATGGCACAGCGCATTCGCGAGCAAACGAGGTCTGCAGGGTTTTGTGCGGCATCAAATGGCGCGTTGCCACTAGCGCCGTCTACACTCAAATCCACCATCGGAGGTAGCGCTCGGCAACGCGCCGGCAAAGGAGTGCGCCATGTCGCCTCGTACGCAGTTCAACGGTCCGGCCCGGCAACGCGGGGCGATCGGGTTGATGGCGGCTGCCACCCTCAGTCTGGCGCTGGTGTTGATGCTGTTGGTGGTCGACACCGGTCGGCTGTACATGGAGCAGCGCAAGTTGCAGCGGGTGGTCGACAGCGCGGCGCTGGAAGCGGTCAGTCGCGGCGGCAATTGTCAGTCCGGCCTGAGCGCGGCCACGTATGCCGGGCAAAGCGCGGTGCGCAATGGCTACATCGTCGATAGCAACAACACCCTCGCGACGACCTGCGGCAGCGTGCAGACCGCCGCTAGCGGCCTGCGTGCGTTTACCGTCGATGCAACCCAGTCGAGCGCGATCAAGGTGGTCGCCAGCCGCACGGTCATCACCAGTTTTGCCGGCGGCGTGCAGGCCTTGTTCAGCGGCTCGGCGGTCAGCCTCAACACCACGCTCAACGCCTCGGCCGTCGCCGCGCAACCGATACCAACGGTGGCGCAACTGAACATCCGCAGTACGCTGGCGAACATCAACACTGCCCAGTCGAATATTCTCAATCCGCTGTTCTCCGGGCTGCTTGGCGGCAACGTCAACCTCACGGCACTGGGTTGGGATGGCCTGCTCAATACCGACATCAACCTGCTCAGCTACCTCAATCAACTGGCGATCAACCTCAACGTCGCCGCCGGCAACTACACGCAACTGCTCAACACTCAGGCCACGGTCACCCAGCTGATTCAGGCGGCGGCCACGGTGGTCCAGCTCAATGGTGCGACCGCTACGGTGATCACTGCGCTGGGTCAGTTGCAGGTTGCGGCGATCAATGCTGCGCCGGTCAAACTCGGTGACATCCTGCAGTTGCAGACCGGTACCACGGCGGCCGGGCTGGATGCCAACCTGCAGTTGCTGCAACTGATTCAGGGCGTGGTGCAACTGGCCAACAGCAAAAGCGCGGTGGCCGCGACCTTGCCGATCAGCGTGCTGGGGCTGGCGAATGTCACGGTGCGGGTCAAGGTGATCGAGCCACCGCAGTTCTCGGCGATTGGCGACCCGGCGCGGGCCAAGGCCAATCCGTTGGGGGCGGACCGGATTTATGTGCGCACGGCACAGATTCGCACGATGCTTTCGGTGGATCTGCCGGTATTGAGCGGGGTGGCCGGGCTGACCAATGCGGTGCTGGGGCTGGTGGGTGGGCTGACCTCGACACTCAATGCGGTGCTCGGTCTGAATCTGGTGGCAGTGCTGAACTCGGTGGTATGTCTTGGCTGCCAGCAACTGGATCCACTGCTTTTGCCGTCGCCGAGAATCGATATCAGCCTGGATGCCGGTGGTGCCAAAAGTTATGTTACCGATTACAGCTGCCCGACCGGATCCACCGGTACCAAGAGCCTGACCGCACATACCGTTACCTCTATTGCCGACCTCAAACTCGGCAAGATCGATCCCACTAATGCGTTCTCATCCTCAGCCGAGCCGACGGTCACGCCATTGCCGCTGATCGACCTGGGCATCGCGACGTGTTACAGGGTCGCCGGGCTCGGCAGTTGCGACCCCAATTCGCATATTCAATACGGTGCCGGCGGCATCGCAATCATGCTGGATACCCCCGTCGCGCAAAACTCGCAGGACTTGCTGTTTTCCAGCGGTACGCCATTCGCGACACCCGCCAACCTGAAACTGCCGCCAAGCGTGCAATCAGCTGCGCCGACCTCCAATATCGTCGGCAGCCTGAGCAACACGTTGGCGGGGATCAATTTGATCGTATACAGACCGCAAGGCAGTAATCCACTGGGCGCAATCGTGACTGGCGTCGCCTCATTGATCAGTGACGTCACCAATCATCTGCTGCCTGTGGTGACCAACCTGGTCAGCCCGTTGCTCGATCCATTGCTCAACAATCTGCTTAAAAGCCTGGGCATCAACCTGATGGACGTCGACGTCGGCGCCAACATGACCTGTGGCCAGACCGGCAAGGCCTATCTGGTGATCTAGGCGTCCGGGGCAATCGGCAACTCGATGCAGAAACGTGCGCCTTCCAGCGAGTTGCGCACGCTCAAATGCCCGCCCATGTTTTCGATGATGCCGTAGCTCACCGACAGCCCCAGCCCGGTGCCGACGCCCACCGGTTTAGTGGTGAAGAACGGTTCGAAAATCCGTTCCAGCAAGCGCGGATCGATGCCGCCGCCGTTGTCCTCGACCCACAGCCGTACCTTGTGCTCGTCGCGCTCGGCATAAATCGAAATCCAGGGTTTGAACGACGAGTCTTTCTCGCGTTTGCCGAGCAGCGCATCGCGGGCGTTGACCATCAAATTGATCAGCACCTGTTCCAGTTGATCGACATAACCGCGTACCTGCACGCTGAACGCGGTTTCGCTAATGCGCAGATCGACACCTTTGCCGCGCATGCCTTCGGCGAGCAACGACAGCGTGCCTTCGATAGCCGAGGCCGGGTTGAACAGTTGCTGTTCGATCTCCGAGCGGCGGCCAAACACGCGCATGTGATCGACCACTTTTGCCGCGCGCTGCACCTGGGCATCGATGCGGTTGAGCTTGTCGGTGAGGTAATCGATCTGCACATCGCCGTTGCCCAGACGCTTGAGCACGTTGACGATGGCCATGCGCATCACGTTCAGCGGCTGGTTGATTTCATGAGCCAGACCGGTGGCCATTTCGCCGAGGGTGGCCATTTTCGCGCTTTGCGTG harbors:
- a CDS encoding translation initiation factor Sui1; translated protein: MAKKAASFAALGGLVFSTDAGRHCPECSKPVDACICKQTVIPAGDGIARVRRESKGRGGKTVTTITGVPLAEDALKELATTLKKRCGTGGALKDGIIEIQGDHVELLLAELIKHGFKAKKSGG
- a CDS encoding MazG-like family protein — encoded protein: MNLVELTERLHAIRDRNDWRQFHSPKNLAMAASVEMSELVEIFQWLTEDQSRQLPADKLAHAGQEVGDIVLYLLLLCSELGLDMNEVVRSKLADSERRFS
- a CDS encoding alpha/beta hydrolase, whose translation is MANPLWQRFGAMLGGFLMLVLTGCSPVKVLNALTPADTFHRTVGITYGDDPRQKLDVYVPRHSLEGAPVVVFFYGGSWNSGDRGDYAFVGEALASRGIIAVLADYRLYPQVRYPLFLEDSARAVAWTRAHIREYSGNPQRLYLMGHSSGAYNAAMLALDPGLLGAVGMSPKDLSGWIGLAGPYDFLPIENPQVRPVFFWPDSPPQSQPINHVRQGEPPALLIAATRDNLVNPTRNTAGLARKLREAGVPVQDLYYSRPNHVTLVASLSRPLRRLAPVLDQVVGFVKHTPAQ
- a CDS encoding MATE family efflux transporter; translated protein: MSNLIADWRDRPTHRKVWALAAPMILSNISVPLVALVDSTVIGHLPHAHQLGAVAVGASLYTFLAWAMGFLRMGTTGFAAQAAGRSDGAALRQILLQGLLLALGLAIVLGTLGVPLSGVALHFMQPSAELDQLTREFFHTRLFGLPAALASYALVGWFLGTQNARAPLAILLSTNLINIALNLWFVIGLEWGVVGSARASVIAEWSGALLGLWLTRGALRAYPGHIVWGALKLWRSWRPLLAVNRDIFIRSLALQSVFFLITVQGARLGDATVAANALLLNGLLLTAHALDGLAHAVEALCGHAIGARDRLALRRSLVVAGGWSLLASLGFAALFLLGGHLFIEMQTDIQSVRDTAFIYLPYLAVLPLIAVWSYLLDGLFIGATRAREMRNGMLLTVALLLPFAWALQGLGNHGLWITFLLFMILRSLTLGALALWLRRDDGWFSGAAH
- a CDS encoding DUF4123 domain-containing protein, with the translated sequence MSGVGFAQQAQWLLLDGADTQQALATLRQGFAGVHCTRLFEGTEFQAVSDQGPLLVELHESPALAALCYRDPQTWRGLLLASDASPPILLRHLRRMLTVSFGLNHRALLGYYNQQTASYFFDACDAADLSRWLGPIRLLRWFGGTWADLAIGSQGWQQLRNPQWAVEPLGIDESLTHRQRERLQSCLLEQHIWRWCQSMGTDYARMASHVQEGLSLGFSDRTVLDGWLWLRLQHPRAQLPGVPDGLSQQERLDHVRQHWQTDQP
- the speA gene encoding arginine decarboxylase yields the protein MSVRRTRKDDGSQWTVADSRSVYGIRHWGAGYFAINDAGRVEVRPNGPSSSPIDLFEQVDQLRKSGLSLPLLVRFPDILQDRVRQLTGAFDSNIERLEYQSKYTALYPIKVNQQEAVIENIIATQNVSIGLEAGSKPELLAVLALAPKGGTIVCNGYKDREFIRLALMGQKLGHNVFIVIEKESEVGLVIEEAASLKVKPQVGLRVRLSSLASSKWADTGGEKSKFGLSAAQLLSVVERFRAAGLDQGIRLLHFHMGSQIANLADYQHGFKEAIRYYGELRNLGLPVDHIDVGGGLGVDYDGTHSRNASSINYDMDDYAGVVVGMLKEFCDAQSLPHPHIFSESGRSLTAHHAMLVVQVTDVEKHNDDVPQIENKEALPETVQWLVDLLGPTDIEMVTETYWRATHYMSDVASQYADGKLTLAEKALAEQCYFAVCRRLHNSLKARQRSHRQVLDELNDKLADKYICNFSVFQSLPDTWAIDQVLPIIPLHRLDEEPLRRAVLQDLTCDSDGKINQYVDEQSIETSLPVHGLNEGEDYLLGVFLVGAYQEILGDMHNLFGDTDSVNIYQNADGSVYHAGIETHDTIEDMLRYVHLSPEELMTHYRDKCASARISASERTQFLDALRLGLTRSSYLSS
- a CDS encoding contractile injection system protein, VgrG/Pvc8 family, with protein sequence MFESVNEPSFRLDVAGLPDPFEVLAFTGSEGISEPFVFTIDLLIDDPQLNLAGLLYRSAFLQFGPLQNGLSGQLQSVVQHEHGEGCRLCRVTLEPKLSCLALRFSQRIFSSQCVPQILAQVLKEHGITGTQCRFDLHGDYPVRTFCTQYRESDLQFVQRLCAQARIHYYFEHRPNGHCLVFADDPVRLPVSGVASVDAGASAPSVRRWQIEVQAADAHVQTVGTRKAYGHSDLPSLRSAQWLTLTAHPLAECNRRWLLSRIEHRADAGSEPSYSNRIVASAQAPLPMPASTCARPRMHSLQRAWVVTVDEPQPDDQRPVAVQFDWVYQGEGAAASHCWLPLAAALSDASLASLREGVEVVVSFHEGDPDQPVISGVLQEPVLIEDCAEALALPDVLPSAGLAQWLKSAEPLLLLCLMPGGGSYNHCTASICSCRLVASLDQGAAT